The following proteins are co-located in the Camarhynchus parvulus chromosome 17, STF_HiC, whole genome shotgun sequence genome:
- the TSC1 gene encoding hamartin isoform X3, translated as MAQQGNVGELLSMLDSPILGVLEDITAAFKDNLICDRGPMLVNNLVDYYLETNSQQALHILSTLQEPHDKHLLDKINDYMGKAATRLPTLSLLGHVIRRQPSWKHKLSQAPLLLSLLKCLKTDTDVVVLTTGVLVLITMLPMIPQSGKQYLHDFFGIFGRLSAWCLQNPGHVAEIYLVHLHASVYSLFHRLYGMYPCNFVSFLRSHYSMKENLETFEEVVKPMMEHVRIHPELVTGSKDHELDPRRWKRLETHDVVIECAKISLDPAEASYEDGYYSVSRKLCTSSKHHQTDPSASSYIDIQSSYGTSTPYSTPRLTLSQMPGQLPQILSPQSMRLSTEPQQVTIWSPSAVCGMTTPPTSPGIVPSESSQSASQPYSKAFGTSAGGKGTPLGTPATSPPPPCTSDDFVHVSLPSAAATPPKKEDRPDSGRPLLHRQQNVINSDKSLDIPSSKSSVTLSDLPEFLGGLSFEDSAEKDREEDAISKEISEITTDAEHMVPRGGFDSPFYRTNESLSGSQKKTHSAASSVQGHSQTSEPLTSLDKPGPEGARETPKQTFTPIDKPCGGPGESPAGNREGSSGEPSILTPSPCKVPAQRRVVFGSGQPPLYEHLFEVALPKTAYLFVGKKTEELLKKAKGTQDEDCMSSTSPVEVLDRLIQQGADAHTKELNKLSLPSKSADWTHFGGSPPSDEIHTLRNQLLLLHNQLLYERFKRQQHALRNRRLLRKVIKATALEEHNAAMKDQLKLQEKEIQALKLSLQKEQARYHQFQEEHDNIVAQLHSQIRQLQHDREEFYNQSQELQTKLEDCRNMIADLRLELKKANNKVCHTELLLSQVSQKLSNSESVQQQMEFLNRQLLVLGEVNELYLEQLQHKHTDTTKVEMLHAAFRKELEKAKLCVQQQSQRLDASQKRIAELESQLAKKDHLFLEQKKYLEDVKIQARGQLQAVESRYKAQKKITQAFELEILDLFGRLEKSSLLKKLEDDKTEAAEAAEESRLDCGNEDTAGHSEETLGRNGETKPPSTRGSSSSKGGSSSELSTPEKPQNQRLSSRWETSMLLEPSTTVPLTVGSLPSSKSFLGMKARELFRNKSESQCDEEGVSINRLSDALKTELCKDPSMESKASPSPENLSPKLQESSVGQLHIMDYNETHHDHS; from the exons ATGGCACAGCAAGGAAATGTTGGTGAGCTCCTCTCAATGCTGGATTCTCCAATTCTGGGTGTCCTGGAAGATATAACAGCTGCATTCAAAGATAATCTCATTTGTG ACCGTGGGCCTATGCTTGTCAACAACCTGGTGGACTATTACTTGGAAACCAATTCTCAGCAGGCACTGCATATTCTGTCCACTCTGCAAGAGCCTCATgacaag CATCTACTGGACAAAATTAATGATTATATGGGCAAAGCTGCTACTCGTTTACCCACCCTCTCTCTGCTGGGACATGTGATAAGACGACAACCATCTTGGAAACACAAACTTTCTCAAGCACCTCTCCTGCTTTCATTACTTAAATGTCTCAAG ACTGACACAGATGTAGTAGTACTCACCACAGGTGTCCTAGTGCTAATAACCATGTTGCCAATGATTCCTCAGTCTGGCAAACAGTACCTTCATGATTTCTTTGGTATCTTTGGGCGTCTCTCAGCCTGGTGCTTGCAGAATCCAG GTCACGTGGCAGAGATTTATCTTGTCCATCTTCATGCCAGCGTTTATTCTCTCTTTCATCGTCTTTATGGAATGTATCCTTGCAATTTTGTCTCCTTTCTGCGCTCTCACTACAGTATGAAGGAAAACCTGGAGACCTTTGAAGAAGTAGTCAAG CCAATGATGGAACATGTGCGTATTCATCCAGAGTTAGTGACTGGATCCAAGGACCATGAACTGGACCCACGAAG gtggaaaaggctAGAAACTCATGATGTTGTGATAGAATGTGCCAAAATCTCCCTGGACCCTGCAGAAGCCTCCTATGAAGATGGTTATTACTCTGTGTCTCGGAAACTCTGCACAAGCTCAAAACATCATCAAACTGaccccagtgccagctcttACATTGACATACAGAGCAGCTATG GGACTTCTACCCCATATTCCACTCCTCGACTAACACTATCACAAATGCCAGGGCAGCTACCTCAGATTCTGAGCCCACAGTCCATGAGGCTGTCAACTGAGCCACAGCAG GTCACCATCTGGAGCCCTTCTGCAGTGTGTGGTATGACCACGCCGCCCACATCCCCCGGCATTGTCCCATCAGAGTCATCCCAGTCTGCATCACAACCCTACAGCAAAGCTTTTGGCACATCTG CAGGGGGGAAAGGAACACCTTTGGGAACACCAGCCACATCTCCTCCTCCACCCTGCACTTCAGATGACTTTGTGCATGTTTCActcccttcagctgctgccacacctcCTAAAAAG gaggACAGACCAGATTCTGGGAGGCCTTTACTGCACCGACAGCAAAATGTCATTAACAGCGATAAATCATTGG acatcCCCAGTAGTAAAAGTTCAGTAACCTTAAGTGATCTTCCAGAGTTTTTAGGCGGGTTGTCGTTTGAAGATAGCGCTGAGAAGGACAGAGAGGAAG ATGCAATATCTAAAGAGATCTCCGAGATCACCACCGATGCTGAACACATGGTGCCTAGAGGAGGATTTGACTCCCCGTTTTACCGCACAAACGAAAGTCTGTCAGGCTCTCAGAAGAAGACCCACTCAGCAGCCTCCAGTGTTCAGGGACACAGTCAGACCTCTGAGCCTTTAACATCTCTGGACAAGCCTGGGCCTGAGGGTGCACGGGAAACACCCAAACAAACGTTTACTCCCATAGACAAGCCCTGTGGAGGCCCAGGGGAAAGccctgctgggaacagggaaggaAGCTCTGGGGAGCCGAGTATTCTCACTCCCAGCCCTTGTAAAGTACCAGCACAAAGGAGAGTGGTGTTTGGGAGTGGGCAGCCTCCCCTCTATGAGCACCTCTTTGAGGTTGCATTACCAAAGACTGCCTACCTCTTTGTTGGCAAGAAGACTGAGGAGCTACTAAAGAAAGCCAAGGGAACCCAGGATGAAGACTGTATGTCCTCGACTTCTCCCGTGGAAGTGCTGGACAGGCTGATTCAGCAAGGAGCAGATGCACACACTAAGGAGCTGAACAA attGTCTCTGCCAAGCAAATCTGCTGACTGGACTCACTTTGGAG GTTCTCCCCCCTCAGATGAGATTCACACCCTGAGGaaccagctgcttctgctgcacaACCAGCTGCTGTACGAGCGCTTCAAGAGGCAGCAGCACGCGCTGCGCAACCGCCGGCTCCTGCGCAAAGTCATCAAAGCCACGGCCCTGGAGGAGCACAACGCTGCCAtg AAAGATCAGCTGaaactgcaggagaaggagatcCAGGCCTTGAAACTGAGTCTGCAGAAAGAACAGGCAAGGTACCACCAGTTTCAGGAGGAACATGATAATATTGTGGCTCAGCTTCACAGCCAGATCCGACAGCTGCAGCACGACCGGGAGGAATTCTACAACCAGAGCCAGGAATTGCAG ACCAAGCTGGAAGACTGCAGGAACATGATAGCAGATCTGAGGTTAGAGTTAAAGAAGGCAAACAACAAGGTGTGTCACACTGAATTGCTGCTTAGCCAAGTTTCTCAAAAG CTTTCCAACAGTGAATCAGTGCAACAGCAGATGGAGTTCTTgaacaggcagctgctggttcTTGGGGAGGTCAATGAGCTgtacctggagcagctgcagcacaagcaCACAGACACTACAAAG GTTGAAATGTTGCACGCTGCTTTTCGGAAAGAACTGGAGAAAGCAAAGTTGTGTGTTcagcagcaaagccaaaggCTCGATGCTTCCCAGAAAAGGATAGCTGAACTGGAATCTCAGCTTGCAAAAAAGGACCACCTCTTCCTGGAGCAAAAGAAATACCTGGAAGATGTTAAGATCCAAGCAAG GGGTCAGCTGCAGGCAGTAGAAAGCAGGTATAaggctcagaaaaaaatcacccagGCATTTGAGCTGGAGATCTTGGATCTATTTGGGCGGCTGGAGAAGAGCAGTCTACTGAAAAAACTTGAAGATGATaaaacagaagcagctgaagcagcagaagaaag CAGGCTGGACTGTGGTAATGAAGATACAGCAGGACACAGTGAAGAAACGCTGGGTAGAAATGGAGAGACCAAACCTCCCAGCACTCGAGGCAGCAGTAGCAGTAaggggggcagcagcagcgagCTCTCTaccccagaaaaaccccagaaccAGAGGCTGAGCAGTCGCTGGGAGACATCCATGTTGCTGGAGCCCTCCACTACTGTCCCACTGACTGTAGGTTCACTCCCCAGCTCCAAGAGCTTCCTTGGAATGAAGGCACGAGAATTATTTCGAAACAAGAGTGAGAGCCAGTGTGATGAGGAGGGGGTCAGCATCAACAGGCTGTCTGATGCCCTAAAGACTGAACTATGTAAAGATCCAAGCATGGAGTCAAAGGCCTCTCCAAGCCCCGAAAACCTCTCGCCTAAGCTCCAGGAAAGCAGTGTTGGACAGCTTCATATCATGGACTACAATGAAACTCATCATGACCACAGTTAA
- the TSC1 gene encoding hamartin isoform X1 yields the protein MAQQGNVGELLSMLDSPILGVLEDITAAFKDNLICDRGPMLVNNLVDYYLETNSQQALHILSTLQEPHDKHLLDKINDYMGKAATRLPTLSLLGHVIRRQPSWKHKLSQAPLLLSLLKCLKTDTDVVVLTTGVLVLITMLPMIPQSGKQYLHDFFGIFGRLSAWCLQNPGHVAEIYLVHLHASVYSLFHRLYGMYPCNFVSFLRSHYSMKENLETFEEVVKPMMEHVRIHPELVTGSKDHELDPRRWKRLETHDVVIECAKISLDPAEASYEDGYYSVSRKLCTSSKHHQTDPSASSYIDIQSSYGTSTPYSTPRLTLSQMPGQLPQILSPQSMRLSTEPQQVTIWSPSAVCGMTTPPTSPGIVPSESSQSASQPYSKAFGTSAGGKGTPLGTPATSPPPPCTSDDFVHVSLPSAAATPPKKEDRPDSGRPLLHRQQNVINSDKSLDIPSSKSSVTLSDLPEFLGGLSFEDSAEKDREEDAISKEISEITTDAEHMVPRGGFDSPFYRTNESLSGSQKKTHSAASSVQGHSQTSEPLTSLDKPGPEGARETPKQTFTPIDKPCGGPGESPAGNREGSSGEPSILTPSPCKVPAQRRVVFGSGQPPLYEHLFEVALPKTAYLFVGKKTEELLKKAKGTQDEDCMSSTSPVEVLDRLIQQGADAHTKELNKLSLPSKSADWTHFGGSPPSDEIHTLRNQLLLLHNQLLYERFKRQQHALRNRRLLRKVIKATALEEHNAAMKDQLKLQEKEIQALKLSLQKEQARYHQFQEEHDNIVAQLHSQIRQLQHDREEFYNQSQELQTKLEDCRNMIADLRLELKKANNKVCHTELLLSQVSQKLSNSESVQQQMEFLNRQLLVLGEVNELYLEQLQHKHTDTTKEVEMLHAAFRKELEKAKLCVQQQSQRLDASQKRIAELESQLAKKDHLFLEQKKYLEDVKIQARGQLQAVESRYKAQKKITQAFELEILDLFGRLEKSSLLKKLEDDKTEAAEAAEESRLDCGNEDTAGHSEETLGRNGETKPPSTRGSSSSKGGSSSELSTPEKPQNQRLSSRWETSMLLEPSTTVPLTVGSLPSSKSFLGMKARELFRNKSESQCDEEGVSINRLSDALKTELCKDPSMESKASPSPENLSPKLQESSVGQLHIMDYNETHHDHS from the exons ATGGCACAGCAAGGAAATGTTGGTGAGCTCCTCTCAATGCTGGATTCTCCAATTCTGGGTGTCCTGGAAGATATAACAGCTGCATTCAAAGATAATCTCATTTGTG ACCGTGGGCCTATGCTTGTCAACAACCTGGTGGACTATTACTTGGAAACCAATTCTCAGCAGGCACTGCATATTCTGTCCACTCTGCAAGAGCCTCATgacaag CATCTACTGGACAAAATTAATGATTATATGGGCAAAGCTGCTACTCGTTTACCCACCCTCTCTCTGCTGGGACATGTGATAAGACGACAACCATCTTGGAAACACAAACTTTCTCAAGCACCTCTCCTGCTTTCATTACTTAAATGTCTCAAG ACTGACACAGATGTAGTAGTACTCACCACAGGTGTCCTAGTGCTAATAACCATGTTGCCAATGATTCCTCAGTCTGGCAAACAGTACCTTCATGATTTCTTTGGTATCTTTGGGCGTCTCTCAGCCTGGTGCTTGCAGAATCCAG GTCACGTGGCAGAGATTTATCTTGTCCATCTTCATGCCAGCGTTTATTCTCTCTTTCATCGTCTTTATGGAATGTATCCTTGCAATTTTGTCTCCTTTCTGCGCTCTCACTACAGTATGAAGGAAAACCTGGAGACCTTTGAAGAAGTAGTCAAG CCAATGATGGAACATGTGCGTATTCATCCAGAGTTAGTGACTGGATCCAAGGACCATGAACTGGACCCACGAAG gtggaaaaggctAGAAACTCATGATGTTGTGATAGAATGTGCCAAAATCTCCCTGGACCCTGCAGAAGCCTCCTATGAAGATGGTTATTACTCTGTGTCTCGGAAACTCTGCACAAGCTCAAAACATCATCAAACTGaccccagtgccagctcttACATTGACATACAGAGCAGCTATG GGACTTCTACCCCATATTCCACTCCTCGACTAACACTATCACAAATGCCAGGGCAGCTACCTCAGATTCTGAGCCCACAGTCCATGAGGCTGTCAACTGAGCCACAGCAG GTCACCATCTGGAGCCCTTCTGCAGTGTGTGGTATGACCACGCCGCCCACATCCCCCGGCATTGTCCCATCAGAGTCATCCCAGTCTGCATCACAACCCTACAGCAAAGCTTTTGGCACATCTG CAGGGGGGAAAGGAACACCTTTGGGAACACCAGCCACATCTCCTCCTCCACCCTGCACTTCAGATGACTTTGTGCATGTTTCActcccttcagctgctgccacacctcCTAAAAAG gaggACAGACCAGATTCTGGGAGGCCTTTACTGCACCGACAGCAAAATGTCATTAACAGCGATAAATCATTGG acatcCCCAGTAGTAAAAGTTCAGTAACCTTAAGTGATCTTCCAGAGTTTTTAGGCGGGTTGTCGTTTGAAGATAGCGCTGAGAAGGACAGAGAGGAAG ATGCAATATCTAAAGAGATCTCCGAGATCACCACCGATGCTGAACACATGGTGCCTAGAGGAGGATTTGACTCCCCGTTTTACCGCACAAACGAAAGTCTGTCAGGCTCTCAGAAGAAGACCCACTCAGCAGCCTCCAGTGTTCAGGGACACAGTCAGACCTCTGAGCCTTTAACATCTCTGGACAAGCCTGGGCCTGAGGGTGCACGGGAAACACCCAAACAAACGTTTACTCCCATAGACAAGCCCTGTGGAGGCCCAGGGGAAAGccctgctgggaacagggaaggaAGCTCTGGGGAGCCGAGTATTCTCACTCCCAGCCCTTGTAAAGTACCAGCACAAAGGAGAGTGGTGTTTGGGAGTGGGCAGCCTCCCCTCTATGAGCACCTCTTTGAGGTTGCATTACCAAAGACTGCCTACCTCTTTGTTGGCAAGAAGACTGAGGAGCTACTAAAGAAAGCCAAGGGAACCCAGGATGAAGACTGTATGTCCTCGACTTCTCCCGTGGAAGTGCTGGACAGGCTGATTCAGCAAGGAGCAGATGCACACACTAAGGAGCTGAACAA attGTCTCTGCCAAGCAAATCTGCTGACTGGACTCACTTTGGAG GTTCTCCCCCCTCAGATGAGATTCACACCCTGAGGaaccagctgcttctgctgcacaACCAGCTGCTGTACGAGCGCTTCAAGAGGCAGCAGCACGCGCTGCGCAACCGCCGGCTCCTGCGCAAAGTCATCAAAGCCACGGCCCTGGAGGAGCACAACGCTGCCAtg AAAGATCAGCTGaaactgcaggagaaggagatcCAGGCCTTGAAACTGAGTCTGCAGAAAGAACAGGCAAGGTACCACCAGTTTCAGGAGGAACATGATAATATTGTGGCTCAGCTTCACAGCCAGATCCGACAGCTGCAGCACGACCGGGAGGAATTCTACAACCAGAGCCAGGAATTGCAG ACCAAGCTGGAAGACTGCAGGAACATGATAGCAGATCTGAGGTTAGAGTTAAAGAAGGCAAACAACAAGGTGTGTCACACTGAATTGCTGCTTAGCCAAGTTTCTCAAAAG CTTTCCAACAGTGAATCAGTGCAACAGCAGATGGAGTTCTTgaacaggcagctgctggttcTTGGGGAGGTCAATGAGCTgtacctggagcagctgcagcacaagcaCACAGACACTACAAAG GAGGTTGAAATGTTGCACGCTGCTTTTCGGAAAGAACTGGAGAAAGCAAAGTTGTGTGTTcagcagcaaagccaaaggCTCGATGCTTCCCAGAAAAGGATAGCTGAACTGGAATCTCAGCTTGCAAAAAAGGACCACCTCTTCCTGGAGCAAAAGAAATACCTGGAAGATGTTAAGATCCAAGCAAG GGGTCAGCTGCAGGCAGTAGAAAGCAGGTATAaggctcagaaaaaaatcacccagGCATTTGAGCTGGAGATCTTGGATCTATTTGGGCGGCTGGAGAAGAGCAGTCTACTGAAAAAACTTGAAGATGATaaaacagaagcagctgaagcagcagaagaaag CAGGCTGGACTGTGGTAATGAAGATACAGCAGGACACAGTGAAGAAACGCTGGGTAGAAATGGAGAGACCAAACCTCCCAGCACTCGAGGCAGCAGTAGCAGTAaggggggcagcagcagcgagCTCTCTaccccagaaaaaccccagaaccAGAGGCTGAGCAGTCGCTGGGAGACATCCATGTTGCTGGAGCCCTCCACTACTGTCCCACTGACTGTAGGTTCACTCCCCAGCTCCAAGAGCTTCCTTGGAATGAAGGCACGAGAATTATTTCGAAACAAGAGTGAGAGCCAGTGTGATGAGGAGGGGGTCAGCATCAACAGGCTGTCTGATGCCCTAAAGACTGAACTATGTAAAGATCCAAGCATGGAGTCAAAGGCCTCTCCAAGCCCCGAAAACCTCTCGCCTAAGCTCCAGGAAAGCAGTGTTGGACAGCTTCATATCATGGACTACAATGAAACTCATCATGACCACAGTTAA
- the TSC1 gene encoding hamartin isoform X4, producing the protein MAQQGNVGELLSMLDSPILGVLEDITAAFKDNLICDRGPMLVNNLVDYYLETNSQQALHILSTLQEPHDKHLLDKINDYMGKAATRLPTLSLLGHVIRRQPSWKHKLSQAPLLLSLLKCLKTDTDVVVLTTGVLVLITMLPMIPQSGKQYLHDFFGIFGRLSAWCLQNPGHVAEIYLVHLHASVYSLFHRLYGMYPCNFVSFLRSHYSMKENLETFEEVVKPMMEHVRIHPELVTGSKDHELDPRRWKRLETHDVVIECAKISLDPAEASYEDGYYSVSRKLCTSSKHHQTDPSASSYIDIQSSYGTSTPYSTPRLTLSQMPGQLPQILSPQSMRLSTEPQQVTIWSPSAVCGMTTPPTSPGIVPSESSQSASQPYSKAFGTSGGKGTPLGTPATSPPPPCTSDDFVHVSLPSAAATPPKKEDRPDSGRPLLHRQQNVINSDKSLDIPSSKSSVTLSDLPEFLGGLSFEDSAEKDREEDAISKEISEITTDAEHMVPRGGFDSPFYRTNESLSGSQKKTHSAASSVQGHSQTSEPLTSLDKPGPEGARETPKQTFTPIDKPCGGPGESPAGNREGSSGEPSILTPSPCKVPAQRRVVFGSGQPPLYEHLFEVALPKTAYLFVGKKTEELLKKAKGTQDEDCMSSTSPVEVLDRLIQQGADAHTKELNKLSLPSKSADWTHFGGSPPSDEIHTLRNQLLLLHNQLLYERFKRQQHALRNRRLLRKVIKATALEEHNAAMKDQLKLQEKEIQALKLSLQKEQARYHQFQEEHDNIVAQLHSQIRQLQHDREEFYNQSQELQTKLEDCRNMIADLRLELKKANNKVCHTELLLSQVSQKLSNSESVQQQMEFLNRQLLVLGEVNELYLEQLQHKHTDTTKEVEMLHAAFRKELEKAKLCVQQQSQRLDASQKRIAELESQLAKKDHLFLEQKKYLEDVKIQARGQLQAVESRYKAQKKITQAFELEILDLFGRLEKSSLLKKLEDDKTEAAEAAEESRLDCGNEDTAGHSEETLGRNGETKPPSTRGSSSSKGGSSSELSTPEKPQNQRLSSRWETSMLLEPSTTVPLTVGSLPSSKSFLGMKARELFRNKSESQCDEEGVSINRLSDALKTELCKDPSMESKASPSPENLSPKLQESSVGQLHIMDYNETHHDHS; encoded by the exons ATGGCACAGCAAGGAAATGTTGGTGAGCTCCTCTCAATGCTGGATTCTCCAATTCTGGGTGTCCTGGAAGATATAACAGCTGCATTCAAAGATAATCTCATTTGTG ACCGTGGGCCTATGCTTGTCAACAACCTGGTGGACTATTACTTGGAAACCAATTCTCAGCAGGCACTGCATATTCTGTCCACTCTGCAAGAGCCTCATgacaag CATCTACTGGACAAAATTAATGATTATATGGGCAAAGCTGCTACTCGTTTACCCACCCTCTCTCTGCTGGGACATGTGATAAGACGACAACCATCTTGGAAACACAAACTTTCTCAAGCACCTCTCCTGCTTTCATTACTTAAATGTCTCAAG ACTGACACAGATGTAGTAGTACTCACCACAGGTGTCCTAGTGCTAATAACCATGTTGCCAATGATTCCTCAGTCTGGCAAACAGTACCTTCATGATTTCTTTGGTATCTTTGGGCGTCTCTCAGCCTGGTGCTTGCAGAATCCAG GTCACGTGGCAGAGATTTATCTTGTCCATCTTCATGCCAGCGTTTATTCTCTCTTTCATCGTCTTTATGGAATGTATCCTTGCAATTTTGTCTCCTTTCTGCGCTCTCACTACAGTATGAAGGAAAACCTGGAGACCTTTGAAGAAGTAGTCAAG CCAATGATGGAACATGTGCGTATTCATCCAGAGTTAGTGACTGGATCCAAGGACCATGAACTGGACCCACGAAG gtggaaaaggctAGAAACTCATGATGTTGTGATAGAATGTGCCAAAATCTCCCTGGACCCTGCAGAAGCCTCCTATGAAGATGGTTATTACTCTGTGTCTCGGAAACTCTGCACAAGCTCAAAACATCATCAAACTGaccccagtgccagctcttACATTGACATACAGAGCAGCTATG GGACTTCTACCCCATATTCCACTCCTCGACTAACACTATCACAAATGCCAGGGCAGCTACCTCAGATTCTGAGCCCACAGTCCATGAGGCTGTCAACTGAGCCACAGCAG GTCACCATCTGGAGCCCTTCTGCAGTGTGTGGTATGACCACGCCGCCCACATCCCCCGGCATTGTCCCATCAGAGTCATCCCAGTCTGCATCACAACCCTACAGCAAAGCTTTTGGCACATCTG GGGGGAAAGGAACACCTTTGGGAACACCAGCCACATCTCCTCCTCCACCCTGCACTTCAGATGACTTTGTGCATGTTTCActcccttcagctgctgccacacctcCTAAAAAG gaggACAGACCAGATTCTGGGAGGCCTTTACTGCACCGACAGCAAAATGTCATTAACAGCGATAAATCATTGG acatcCCCAGTAGTAAAAGTTCAGTAACCTTAAGTGATCTTCCAGAGTTTTTAGGCGGGTTGTCGTTTGAAGATAGCGCTGAGAAGGACAGAGAGGAAG ATGCAATATCTAAAGAGATCTCCGAGATCACCACCGATGCTGAACACATGGTGCCTAGAGGAGGATTTGACTCCCCGTTTTACCGCACAAACGAAAGTCTGTCAGGCTCTCAGAAGAAGACCCACTCAGCAGCCTCCAGTGTTCAGGGACACAGTCAGACCTCTGAGCCTTTAACATCTCTGGACAAGCCTGGGCCTGAGGGTGCACGGGAAACACCCAAACAAACGTTTACTCCCATAGACAAGCCCTGTGGAGGCCCAGGGGAAAGccctgctgggaacagggaaggaAGCTCTGGGGAGCCGAGTATTCTCACTCCCAGCCCTTGTAAAGTACCAGCACAAAGGAGAGTGGTGTTTGGGAGTGGGCAGCCTCCCCTCTATGAGCACCTCTTTGAGGTTGCATTACCAAAGACTGCCTACCTCTTTGTTGGCAAGAAGACTGAGGAGCTACTAAAGAAAGCCAAGGGAACCCAGGATGAAGACTGTATGTCCTCGACTTCTCCCGTGGAAGTGCTGGACAGGCTGATTCAGCAAGGAGCAGATGCACACACTAAGGAGCTGAACAA attGTCTCTGCCAAGCAAATCTGCTGACTGGACTCACTTTGGAG GTTCTCCCCCCTCAGATGAGATTCACACCCTGAGGaaccagctgcttctgctgcacaACCAGCTGCTGTACGAGCGCTTCAAGAGGCAGCAGCACGCGCTGCGCAACCGCCGGCTCCTGCGCAAAGTCATCAAAGCCACGGCCCTGGAGGAGCACAACGCTGCCAtg AAAGATCAGCTGaaactgcaggagaaggagatcCAGGCCTTGAAACTGAGTCTGCAGAAAGAACAGGCAAGGTACCACCAGTTTCAGGAGGAACATGATAATATTGTGGCTCAGCTTCACAGCCAGATCCGACAGCTGCAGCACGACCGGGAGGAATTCTACAACCAGAGCCAGGAATTGCAG ACCAAGCTGGAAGACTGCAGGAACATGATAGCAGATCTGAGGTTAGAGTTAAAGAAGGCAAACAACAAGGTGTGTCACACTGAATTGCTGCTTAGCCAAGTTTCTCAAAAG CTTTCCAACAGTGAATCAGTGCAACAGCAGATGGAGTTCTTgaacaggcagctgctggttcTTGGGGAGGTCAATGAGCTgtacctggagcagctgcagcacaagcaCACAGACACTACAAAG GAGGTTGAAATGTTGCACGCTGCTTTTCGGAAAGAACTGGAGAAAGCAAAGTTGTGTGTTcagcagcaaagccaaaggCTCGATGCTTCCCAGAAAAGGATAGCTGAACTGGAATCTCAGCTTGCAAAAAAGGACCACCTCTTCCTGGAGCAAAAGAAATACCTGGAAGATGTTAAGATCCAAGCAAG GGGTCAGCTGCAGGCAGTAGAAAGCAGGTATAaggctcagaaaaaaatcacccagGCATTTGAGCTGGAGATCTTGGATCTATTTGGGCGGCTGGAGAAGAGCAGTCTACTGAAAAAACTTGAAGATGATaaaacagaagcagctgaagcagcagaagaaag CAGGCTGGACTGTGGTAATGAAGATACAGCAGGACACAGTGAAGAAACGCTGGGTAGAAATGGAGAGACCAAACCTCCCAGCACTCGAGGCAGCAGTAGCAGTAaggggggcagcagcagcgagCTCTCTaccccagaaaaaccccagaaccAGAGGCTGAGCAGTCGCTGGGAGACATCCATGTTGCTGGAGCCCTCCACTACTGTCCCACTGACTGTAGGTTCACTCCCCAGCTCCAAGAGCTTCCTTGGAATGAAGGCACGAGAATTATTTCGAAACAAGAGTGAGAGCCAGTGTGATGAGGAGGGGGTCAGCATCAACAGGCTGTCTGATGCCCTAAAGACTGAACTATGTAAAGATCCAAGCATGGAGTCAAAGGCCTCTCCAAGCCCCGAAAACCTCTCGCCTAAGCTCCAGGAAAGCAGTGTTGGACAGCTTCATATCATGGACTACAATGAAACTCATCATGACCACAGTTAA